A genomic stretch from Podospora pseudoanserina strain CBS 124.78 chromosome 3, whole genome shotgun sequence includes:
- the RIX7 gene encoding Ribosome biogenesis ATPase rix7 (EggNog:ENOG503NXC3; COG:O; BUSCO:EOG09261YV6), whose protein sequence is MSRPPRPSTSGGFNPNLRLDREVYGIIQTLDSQREKPGRLAVSTVYDAIKKSNSSVARQKKKVLEESIERVLEVREKQMKRDREGEDEEDSDEVVERMERERREARDAGLLNRQIARGWGFGSAKSDDGGRSVEDIGAGQDGEERPQATVGTPKDGTDRPKETTDRHANGEPRPKKRKGTPKEVDRTPPTGISIRDIAGVDDTLERLMQEIWFPLNAGEACEKMGYRYGNGVLLHGPSGCGKTTLAHAVAGSAGAAFIPISAPSIVGGTSGESEKNIRDVFDEAIRIAPCLIFFDEIDAIAGKRESANKGMEGRIVAEIMNGMDRIKRNTPLGKNVVVLAATNRPESLDPAIRRRFGSEVDMGMPSERAREQILRSLSRDLNLAEDVNFKELAKLTPGYVGSDLQYVVTAAVSESFSGSLQQLLQKARGLRPADEDAGEVSKAQQDWLLLEEHRQASWGETQISNEQFKTAISRVQPASKREGFSTIPDTTWANVGALGDVRKKLEMSIIGPIKDPELFNAVGIKPAAGILLWGPPGCGKTLVAKAVANESKANFISIKGPELLNKYVGESERAVRQLFSRAKSSAPCILFFDEMDALVPKRDDSLSDASARVVNTLLTELDGVGDRSGIYVIGATNRPDIIDEAIRRPGRLGTSIYVGLPGPEDRIDILKTLYRNTITRQQQQQKEQEKVAAAEAMDVDNEVAAEQQELEQEADLSEVALDPRCQGFSGADLGNLMQAAAQACLERAYTLKLQQMGQHATAKNGVKLKKPVITKEDWEKALSEVKPSVKDAEKYAMIE, encoded by the coding sequence ATGTCCcgaccaccacgaccttCAACATCTGGCGggttcaaccccaacctccgtCTCGATCGGGAAGTCTACGGGATAATTCAAACGTTGGATTCGCAGAGGGAAAAACCAGGGAGGTTGGCAGTTTCGACGGTTTATGACGCGATCAAGAAATCAAATTCCAGTGTGGcgaggcagaagaagaaggttttggaggagtCGATTGAGCGGGTGCTGGAGGTGAGGGAAAAGCAAATGAAGAGGGatcgggagggggaggacgaggaggatagtgatgaggttgtggaacggatggagagggagaggagggaggcgagggatgCGGGACTGTTGAATCGGCAGATtgcgagggggtgggggtttgggagtgcgaagagtgatgatggggggaggtCTGTGGAGGATATCGGGGCGGGtcaggatggggaggagaggcctCAGGCTACTGTTGGGACACCTAAGGATGGTACTGACAGACCTAAGGAAACGACTGATAGGCATGCGAATGGGGAACCAAGGCCTAAAAAACGAAAGGGCACGCCCAAGGAGGTGGACAGAACGCCTCCGACAGGAATCTCGATACGGGATATCGCCGGTGTGGACGACACGTTGGAGAGGCTGATGCAGGAGATCTGGTTCCCGTTGAATGCCGGGGAGGCCTGTGAGAAAATGGGGTATCGGTATGGTAATGGTGTTTTGCTTCATGGGCCGTCTGGCTGCGGCAAGACCACGCTTGCGCACGCTGTTGCTGGGAGCGCGGGCGCGGCGTTTATCCCCATTTCTGCGCCTTCCATCGTTGGTGGTACGTCGGGCGAGTCGGAGAAGAATATCAGGGATGTGTTTGATGAGGCTATTCGCATTGCGCCATGCCTCATTTTTTTCGACGAGATCGATGCCATTGCTggcaagagagagagcgcGAACAAGGGCATGGAGGGCAGAATCGTGGCCGAGATTATGAACGGGATGGATCGGATCAAGAGGAACACGCCGCTGGGGAAGAacgtggtggttttggcggcTACAAACAGACCAGAGTCGCTCGACCCAGCGATCCGGAGACGGTTCGGATCGGAAGTGGACATGGGCATGCCGAGCGAGAGGGCGAGAGAGCAGATTCTGCGGTCGTTATCACGGGATTTGAATCTTGCCGAGGATGTCAACTTCAAGGAGCTCGCCAAGCTGACACCTGGTTACGTGGGCAGCGATTTGCAATACGTCGTCACGGCAGCGGTATCAGAGAGTTTCAGCGGCAGTCTtcagcagctcctccaaAAGGCCCGCGGCCTCAGGCCAGCAGATGAGGACGCCGGCGAGGTCTCCAAAGCGCAGCAGGACTGGCTCCTTCTCGAAGAACACCGGCAAGCCTCCTGGGGAGAGACGCAAATCTCCAACGAGCAGTTCAAGACAGCTATTTCTCGCGTCCAACCGGCCTCTAAGCGTGAGGGCttcagcaccatccccgacACCACCTGGGCCAACGTCGGTGCCTTGGGAGACGTCCGCAAGAAGCTTGAGATGTCTATCATCGGCCCTATCAAGGACCCAGAGCTCTTCAATGCGGTTGGTATCAAGCCGGCAGCTGGTATCTTGCTCTGGGGTCCTCCAGGTTGCGGCAAGACTCTCGTCGCCAAAGCCGTCGCCAACGAATCCAAGGCGAATTTCATCTCCATCAAGGGTCCAGAGCTGCTCAACAAATACGTCGGTGAATCCGAGCGGGCGGTCCGTCAACTATTCTCCCGCGCCAAGTCTTCAGCTCCATGCATCTTGTTCTTTGACGAGATGGACGCCCTCGTGCCAAAGAGAGACGACTCCCTCTCCGACGCCAGCGCCCGCGTggtcaacaccctcctcaccgaaCTCGACGGTGTGGGCGATCGGAGCGGCATCTACGTCATTGGCGCAACCAACAGGCCAGACATCATCGACGAGGCCATCCGTCGTCCTGGCCGCCTGGGAACCAGCATCTATGTCGGTCTGCCTGGTCCGGAAGACCGCATCGACATTCTCAAGACGCTCTACCGCAACACCATCActcgccagcaacagcagcagaaagAGCAGGAAAAGGTCGCTGCTGCGGAAGCCATGGATGTGGATAATGAAGTCGCCGCTGAACAACAAGAGCTTGAACAGGAGGCTGACTTGTCGGAAGTGGCGCTGGATCCCAGATGCCAGGGGTTCTCTGGTGCTGATTTGGGCAATCTGATGCAGGCGGCTGCGCAGGCTTGCTTGGAGAGGGCGTACACGCTTAAGCTGCAGCAGATGGGGCAGCATGCTACTGCGAAGAATGGGGTCAAGTTGAAGAAGCCGGTGATCACGAAGGAGGATTGGGAGAAGGCGCTGTCGGAGGTGAAGCCCAGTGTGAAGGATGCCGAGAAGTATGCTATGATTGAGTAG
- a CDS encoding hypothetical protein (COG:C; EggNog:ENOG503P0U0) yields the protein MPAELQSAENDHRQRILLQQDGAAHSHHRPPFPIMPPSQQQQQQQQQQQQQQPHQLNVNQNEATSSSRGTNSSGTTTTSSATTTSAARTDPRFATTNQPTPLSSNALYQRFLKRYRVEVAASASSVLSTLTTFPLDSVKTRMQTYRYNGFVDCVRRTYQTEKFRGFFRGVTAPMASITLVRTISFSIYQRSKYAYSDWVKRHFGVDVMAQVAQQGSYPNFWSIATFGAAGMTAGSCITAIACPFELTKLSAQVSVLIADKKNCPKPESHAIAASYQNKGTLKTMGNIIKHRGIGGLYTGFRLHLLRDTLGTGTYFMTYESSKQLLTTFGGDGTHSNPLAVLVAGGLCGIVSWALIYPVDSAKSIYQRNSLMYSKGQKVEPVKIAFFQRNMYRGLGVSMGRSCAVNAVFFSSFEFLKKRIKAMDEQNHHQL from the exons ATGCCTGCTGAGCTCCAGTCCGCCGAGAACGACCACCGCCAGagaatcctcctccaacaagaTGGTGCAGCCCACAGTCACCACCGACCTCCGTTTCCCATCATGCCTCcttcccaacaacaacaacagcagcagcagcagcagcagcagcagcaaccacaccaGCTCAACGTGAACCAGAACGAAGCTACTAGCTCCAGCCGCGGCACTAACAGTAGtggtaccaccaccacctcctccgcaacaacCACGTCAGCGGCGAGGACGGACCCCCGCTTTGCGACGACGAACCAGCCAACGCCCCTTAGCAGCAATGCCCTTTATCAGCGCTTCCTCAAGCGTTACCGTGTCGAGGtggccgcctcggcctcgagcGTGCTCTCCACCCTGACGACGTTTCCTCTCGACAGCGTCAAGACGCGCATGCAAACGTACCGGTATAATGGCTTTGTGGACTGCGTGCGGCGGACATATCAGACGGAGAAGTTTAGGGGGTTCTTCCGAGGAGTGACAGCACCAATGGCCAGCATTACGCTTGTTCGGACGATATCCTTTTCGATTTACCAACGGTCAAAGTATGCGTACAGCGACTGGGTCAAGAGACATTTTGGGGTGGATGTGATGGCACAGGTAGCGCAGCAAGGGTCATATCCGAACTTTTGGTCGATTGCCACGTTTGGAGCGGCTGGGATGACGGCGGGGTCTTGCATAACAGCCATAGCCTGCCCGTTCGAGTTGACGAAGCTCAGTGCCCAAGTGTCAGTGTTGATTGCGGATAAGAAAAATTGCCCAAAGCCCGAGAGCCATGCTATTGCGGCGAGTTATCAGAACAAGGGGACGCTGAAGACGATGGGGAATATCATCAAGCAtagggggattggggggttgtatACTGGTTTCCGGTTACATCTCT TGCGCGATACCCTCGGCACAGGAACATACTTTATGACGTATGAGAGCAGCAAACAGCTCTTGACGAcatttggaggagatgggaCACACTCTAACCCActggcggtgttggtggcagGCGGCCTTTGTGGCATTGTATCTTGGGCCCTGATAT acCCAGTCGACTCGGCCAAGAGCATCTACCAGCGCAACTCGCTCATGTACTCCAAGGGCCAAAAAGTCGAGCCGGTCAAGATTGCCTTTTTTCAGCGCAACATGTATCGCGGTCTTGGTGTGAGCATGGGGAGATCGTGCGCTGTGAACGCCGTGTTTTTCTCATCGTTTGAGTTCTTGAAGAAGCGCATCAAGGCGATGGATGaacagaaccaccaccagctgtaA
- a CDS encoding hypothetical protein (EggNog:ENOG503P6V7; COG:S), translating into MTTPTTTELLTSYRHLYRSALQAVQYSKPARYVIRDQLRLAFRDRSNLASYHPERIRRTVWFFHAASQSRGLEHRICKTLVRVHWERTRVDRKSWKHLLREREEVEKASEKVKKRLAERGGDVVKERGLRWRGWEGVVGMLNESMGLCLR; encoded by the coding sequence AtgacaacccccaccacaaccgaaCTCCTGACCTCGTACCGGCACCTCTACCGCTCAGCCCTCCAGGCAGTCCAGTACTCCAAGCCGGCGCGGTACGTGATCCGGGACCAACTCCGTCTCGCCTTTCGGGATAGGTCCAACCTGGCGAGCTACCACCCCGAGAGGATCAGGAGGACGGTTTGGTTTTTTCACGCGGCGTCTCAgtcgagggggttggagcaCAGGATTTGCAAGacgttggtgagggtgcactgggagaggacgagggtggacaggaagagctggaagcATCtgctgagggagagggaggaggttgagaaggcTAGcgagaaggtgaagaagaggttggcggagagggggggggatgttgtCAAGGAacgggggttgaggtggagggggtgggagggggtggtggggatgttGAATGAGAGTATGGGGTTGTGTTTGAGGTGA
- the HGT3 gene encoding Ribulose bisphosphate carboxylase large chain (EggNog:ENOG503NWXF; COG:P), with protein sequence MTGSSSSIHGLTGKPLIYFTSIFVSLGVFLFGYDQGVMSGIITGPFFKEYFHQPSNAEIATMVAILEIGALISSLCVGHIGDIIGRRKTILYGSMIFFVGGGLQTAATNMVMMMVGRFVAGLGVGMLSTIVPVYQSEISPPHNRGKLACIEFTGNIVGYTTSVWVDYFCGFIESNTSWRLPLMMQCIMGGLLGLGSLIIVESPRWLLDHDHDEEGIVVIANLYGGGDIHDPRAREEFRDIKMDVLLQRQEGERTYSEMFKRYGRRVFIAMSAQALAQLNGINVISYYAPMVFESAGWVGHDAILMAGFNGITYLLSTIPPWYMVDRWGRRPILLSGAVMMVLSLSAISYFLYIDVPSTPTMVVIMVMIYNAAFGYSWGPIPWLYPPEILPLKIRSKGASLSTATNWACNWLVGQMTPILQDWIHWRLYLVHAFWCAVSFVVVYFIYPETRGVRLEDMDALFGDATRALGTPAGSTPALHAESDPLVRSGSPIPPLDIRGRASPARFGPGSAIPGLNIDPPTSVGDPKAQSSRQQSRGGLGGWLSRLMGRGGSSSSGQYAPIDQRGD encoded by the exons ATGACGGGCAGCTCGAGTTCCATCCACGGCCTGACGGGCAAGCCGTTGATTTATTTTACTTCTATTTTCGTTTCTTTGGGCGTGTTTCTCTTCGGATATGACCAGGGTGTGATGTCGGGGATCATCACCGGTCCCTTTTTCAAGGAGTATTTCCACCAACCTTCCAATGCAGAAATAGCAACAATGGTTGCTATCTTGGAAATTGGTGCATTAATATCGTCCCTCTGTGTTGGGCATATTGGAGATATTATCGGGAGAAGAAAAACGATTCTGTACGGATCAATGATCTTCTTCGTTGGAGGTGGGCTGCAAACAGCCGCGACGAACATggtcatgatgatggttggtAGATTTGTGGCTGGTTTGGGAGTTGGCATGCTCTCAACTATCGTCCCGGTATATCAGTCTGAAATCTCACCTCCACACAACCGTGGAAAGCTCGCCTGCATTGAGTTTACCGGCAATATTGTTGGTTACACGACCTCGGTGTGGGTGGATTATTTCTGTGGCTTCATTGAGAGCAACACCTCATGGAGGCTGCCCCTGATGATGCAATGCATTATGGGAGGTCTTCTTGGTTTGGGTAGTCTGATTATCGTCGAATCGCCCAG ATGGCTCCTGGACCACGACCATGACGAGGAAGGTATCGTGGTCATTGCCAACCTGTACGGTGGCGGTGACATTCACGATCCCCGCGCTCGTGAGGAATTCCGCGACATTAAGATGGACGTTCTCCTCCAACGGCAGGAAGGCGAGCGCACATATTCCGAGATGTTCAAGCGGTATGGCAGGCGAGTCTTTATCGCCATGTCAGCACAGGCCCTGGCCCAGCTCAACGGTATCAACGTTATCTCATACTACGCGCCGATGGTGTTCGAGTCAGCTGGTTGGGTTGGCCACGACGCTATTTTAATGGCCGGGTTCAACGGTATCACATACCTACTGTCGACAATCCCGCCATGGTACATGGTGGACCGGTGGGGCCGGAGGCCTATCCTACTGTCCGGTGCTGTTATGATGGTCCTCTCGCTGTCAGCCATTTCGTACTTTTTGTACATCGACGTGCCATCGACGCCAACAATGGTTGTCATCATGGTCATGATCTACAACGCTGCGTTCGGATACTCATGGGGACCTATCCCCTGGCTCTACCCCCCGGAGATTCTCCCTCTCAAGATTCGCTCCAAGGGTGCCAGTCTGTCAACGGCCACGAACTGGGCTTGCAACTGGTTGGTGGGTCAGATGACACCCATTCTTCAAGACTGGATTCACTGGAGGTTGTACCTTGTCCACGCATTCTGGTGTGCCGTTAGCTTCGTTGTTG TATACTTTATCTACCCAGAAACCCGCGGTGTCCGCCTCGAGGACATGGACGCCCTCTTTGGCGACGCCACTCGCGCGCTGGGCACACCTGCTGGTTCGACGCCAGCCTTGCACGCCGAGTCCGATCCGCTCGTGCGCTCCGGGTCGCCCATTCCGCCCCTTGACATCAGAGGCCGCGCCTCGCCGGCGAGATTTGGACCGGGAAGTGCGATTCCAGGACTGAACATCGATCCACCAACGTCGGTCGGTGATCCCAAGGCCCAATCCTCCAGGCAACAAAGTAGAGGAGGTTTGGGCGGTTGGTTGTCAAGGCTTATGGGCCGTGGTGGCTCGAGTTCTAGCGGACAGTACGCTCCTATCGATCAAAGGGGTGATTAG
- a CDS encoding hypothetical protein (EggNog:ENOG503NXHZ; COG:S) — translation MGSTKFGNFEDFCRDTTLPVCNVLSKTHNQDGDWGGCKLRGITLPGEDRYLGNLGSILLAGIAILVTISLILKSERKRAAVGRREMQVFLVGYLLVSIAEIFSIGEFPLNDQVRVVFSAIHIGAIAATTWLLFINGIVGYQLMDDGTILSLALTIGSALAWLIGVGYIALDTGYQWTTQWQGSLEPPNRSIALYVTYLLLPLVWVVFFVVLELVLVIKVLGETRPLLFLGAAALSFAVGQIFNFVVSPYICNGTSGAIDGSLFQTLFTFVAVTVVWFFWSSITEDDWPIQPTQYP, via the exons aTGGGGTCAACAAAATTTGGCAACTTCGAG GACTTTTGTCGTGACACAACTCTTCCAGTCTGCAAT GTTCTCTCAAAAACCCATAATCAGGATGGAGATTGGGGCGGATGCAAGTTGAGAGGCATTACGCTGCCAGGCGAGGATAGATACCTCGGTAACTTGG GATCGATTCTGCTTGCGGGAATTGCTATTCTTGTCACCATCTCTCTTATTCTTAAGtcggaaaggaaaagggcaGCTGTCGGACGAAG GGAAATGCAAGTGTTTTTGGTCGGTTATCTGCTTGTGTCTATTGCGGAGATTTTCTCAATAGGAGAATTCCCCTTGAACGACCAAGTACGAGTGGTTTTCAGCGCTATTCACATTGGTGCTATCGCGGCGACGACATGGCTGCTTTTCATCAACGGTATTGTGGGTTACCAGCTGATGGACGACGGCACGATTCTCTCCCTCGCACTCACCATCGGCTCGGCACTTGCATGGCTCATTGGTGTTGGATACATTGCCCTCGACACCGGTTACCAGTGGACTACCCAATGGCAGGGCAGCCTTGAGCCTCCCAACCGCAGCATTGCGCTCTACGTCAcctacctcctcctgcccctgGTTTGGGTTGTCTTTTTTGTCGTCCTGgagctcgtcctcgtcatcaagGTGCTCGGCGAGACGAGGCCGTTGCTGTTCCTGGGCGCGGCAGCTCTCAGCTTCGCCGTGGGTCAAATCTTCAACTTTGTTGTCAGCCCCTACATTTGCAACGGCACGTCAGGCGCCATCGATGGTTCTCTGTTTCAGACATTATTCACCTTTGTTGCGGTTACGGTGGTGTGGTTCTTTTGGTCTAGCATCACGGAGGACGACTGGCCTATTCAGCCGACGCAATACCCATAA
- a CDS encoding hypothetical protein (EggNog:ENOG503P0XH; COG:P): MTSTTTPSLPRLPDEIHPHQEEPDTHQQPNENEPLLGRPGDAIQRPNAPMYRNLYLGTGILSQTGLLLLLLSILIPLLTHHPLLPLLVPHPILQLTGLLVATEAILLLQPTTKSLPLAKTRAAKFHAWLHLLSFLLFLSGTVIIETNKHANKLPHFHSVHAYLGVATVSLLGLQYLFGFTIYVTPSVWGGEEKAKKVWKWHRYLGYGVLLMILATTGSAAWTDYVKGQLGVSRVGVVLGVVLVAGGVFPRIQLGKLGLREY; the protein is encoded by the exons ATGacctccacaaccaccccttccctcccgcGCTTGCCGGACGAGATACACCCTCACCAGGAAGAACCTGAcacccatcaacaaccaaacGAAAACGAACCCCTCCTAGGCCGACCAGGCGACGCAATCCAACGCCCCAACGCCCCCATGTACCGCAACCTCTATCTCG GAACCGgcatcctctcccaaaccggcctcctcctcctcctcctctcaatcctcatccccctcctaacccaccacccccttttacCTCTCTTAGTGCCCCACCCAATCCTCCAActcaccggcctcctcgtcgcaACAGAAgcaatcctcctcctccaaccaacaacaaaatcCCTCCCCCTAGCCAAAACCCGCGCGGCCAAATTCCACGCCTGGCTTCACCTTTTATCCTTTTTGCTCTTTCTATCAGGAACAGTAATAATcgaaacaaacaaacacgCCAACAAACTGCCTCACTTCCACTCTGTGCACGCTTATTTGGGGGTTGCGACAGTCTCCTTGCTGGGACTGCAGTATCTGTTTGGGTTCACGATTTATGTCACGCCCAGTgtgtggggaggggaggaaaaggcaaagaaggtCTGGAAGTGGCATCGGTATCTTGGGTATGgggttttgttgatgattCTGGCGACTACGGGGAGCGCGGCGTGGACGGATTATGTAAAGGGGCAGTTGGGGGTGTCGAGAGTGGGAGTGGTATTGGGGGTTGTGCTGGTTGCGGGGGGCGTGTTTCCTAGGATTCAgctggggaagttggggttgagggagtattga
- the DAL2 gene encoding Allantoicase (COG:F; EggNog:ENOG503NWKI): MADDYGYATEAVPATSVSAEYIDKTFKSTAIDLVSATLGGEVLGFSDQWFADAANLINPLPPVRKPGKMVYTGAWYDGWETRRHNTEPFDWVVIRLGVSSGTVEGIEVDTAYFNGNHAPAISVEGCFSQNNEEVLSWKGGRGGWETILGLQECGPSQRFGWKLENPTNKQYTHVRLNMYPDGGIARFRLFGHAVPVFPEDTNAIIDLAAAQNGGVAVSCSDEHFGTKDNLILPGRGKDMGDGWETARSRGKGHIDWTIIKLGAPAYIQNFLVDTAHFRGNYPQRVELQAIEWKGDGELGPDAEGWVKVAEPIKTGPDAEHPADSLVKDKVFTHVKLIIVPDGGVKRVRVFAKRAV; encoded by the exons ATGGCTGATGACTACGGATACGCTACTGAGGCCGTCCCGGCCACTTCGGTCTCTGCCGAATACATCGACAAGACCTTCAAGTCAACCGCCATTG ATTTGGTCTCAGCCACTCTTGGAGGTGAAGTTCTTGGCTTCTCAGACCAATGGTTTGCTGATGCTGCCAACTTGATCAACCCACTTCCCCCAGTTAGAAAACCGGGGAAGATGGTTTACACCGGTGCCTGGTATGACGGCTGGGAGACCAGAAGACACAACACTGAGCCCTTCGATTGGGTGGTGATCCGCCTGGGAGTTAGCTCTGGTACTGTCGAGGGCATTGAAGTCGACACTGCCTACTTCAACGGCAACCACGCCCCTGCCATCTCAGTTGAGGGCTGCTTCAGCCAAAACAACGAGGAGGTCCTCTCATGGAAGGGAggccgtggtggttgggagaCTATTCTCGGGCTTCAGGAGTGCGGCCCCAGCCAGAGATTTgggtggaagttggagaatCCCACAAACAAGCAATACACACACGTCCGTTTGAACATGTACCCGGACGGTGGTATCGCCAGATTCCGCCTCTTTGGTCATGCCGTTCCCGTCTTTCCAGAGGATACTAATGCCATCATCGACTTGGCTGCCGCCCAAAACGGAGGTGTTGCTGTCTCGTGCAGTGATGAGCACTTTGGAACCAAGGACAACCTGATCCTGCCTGGCAGAGGCAAGGATATGGGAGACGGCTGGGAGACAGCTCGGTCTCGTGGTAAGGGTCATATTGATTGGACCATTATCAAGCTTGGAGCGCCGGCTTACATCCAGAATTTCCTTGTTGACACGGCTCACTTCCGAGGAAACTACCCTCAAAGGGTTGAGCTTCAAGCTATCGAGTGGAAGGGAGATGGTGAACTCGGGCCCGATGCTGAGGGTTGGGTGAAGGTAGCAGAGCCGATCAAGACTGGCCCAGATGCTGAACACCCAGCAGACAGCTTGGTCAAGGACAAGGTGTTTACACACGTCAAGCTCATCATTGTGCCTGACGGAGGTGTGAAGCGTGTCAGAGTGTTTGCGAAGCGTGCCGTTTGA